From Nitrospira sp., a single genomic window includes:
- a CDS encoding UDP-2,3-diacylglucosamine diphosphatase encodes MHKPLGARSLSYRTVWISDVHLGFRGCRADHLLNFLHSVDCEYLYLVGDIIDIWEMRKRIFWPQSHNNVVRTILGKAKHGVNVIYVPGNHDELLRDFHDMTFGNVQILEEAIHTNADGRRLLVTHGDKFDSVVRCSRAMAMLGTRLYDWLLKANYVVHGVRRKLDLPYWSLAGFLKHKVKNAVQFISNFEAAVAYETARLGVDGVVCGHIHRPEITKLNDVIYCNCGDWVESCSALVEHHDGSLELLRWADTMASLKHSHKGDRERTSLFPDEELVVAKDRRYVA; translated from the coding sequence GTGCATAAACCACTTGGAGCTCGCTCTCTGTCGTACCGCACCGTCTGGATTTCCGATGTCCACTTAGGTTTTCGTGGATGCCGCGCCGATCACTTGCTGAACTTCCTCCATTCCGTCGACTGCGAGTATCTCTATCTGGTCGGCGACATCATCGACATCTGGGAAATGAGGAAGCGGATCTTCTGGCCGCAATCGCACAACAACGTCGTGCGAACGATCCTGGGCAAGGCCAAACACGGCGTCAATGTCATCTATGTGCCCGGCAATCACGACGAACTCCTGCGGGATTTTCACGATATGACGTTCGGCAACGTGCAGATCCTGGAGGAAGCCATTCACACAAATGCCGATGGACGGCGTCTCCTGGTCACTCACGGAGACAAGTTCGACAGCGTAGTCCGGTGCTCCCGGGCGATGGCGATGCTGGGCACCCGCCTCTACGACTGGCTGCTCAAAGCCAACTACGTGGTGCACGGCGTCCGGAGGAAACTCGACCTGCCCTACTGGTCGCTGGCGGGATTCCTCAAGCACAAAGTCAAGAACGCGGTGCAATTTATCAGCAACTTCGAAGCGGCCGTGGCCTATGAAACGGCCAGGCTCGGCGTCGACGGCGTCGTCTGCGGCCATATTCACCGGCCGGAAATCACCAAGTTGAACGACGTGATCTACTGCAACTGCGGCGATTGGGTGGAGAGCTGCAGCGCGCTCGTGGAGCACCACGACGGCAGCCTGGAACTGTTGCGATGGGCGGACACGATGGCCAGTCTTAAACATTCCCACAAAGGAGACCGGGAACGCACCAGCTTGTTTCCAGATGAGGAACTCGTTGTCGCGAAAGACCGAAGGTATGTGGCATAG
- a CDS encoding tetratricopeptide repeat protein produces MNRATWIGVGCIVLATLIGTGQALAQRDEMPAGYPQSLEGDLSSLLARLNEGDASPGLLVQLASTYFDLADDLLTDEKKRRTAFEAGAKAAEQAFQLDDSNADAHFFHAANLGSAERLRGIANAAMVVKEIKYCAMRAIELNPNHAQALQMMGGLLMELPWFLGGDEKKAQEYLERAIAADGNFTNARILVAKLYKKQDRIDDAKRQLETVIRADHPHYRFAWERTYKPEAERMLKEMAGAVAR; encoded by the coding sequence ATGAATCGCGCTACATGGATCGGTGTTGGCTGTATAGTACTCGCCACTCTCATAGGAACCGGGCAGGCGCTCGCTCAGCGCGACGAAATGCCGGCCGGGTATCCGCAGTCGCTGGAGGGGGATTTATCATCGTTGCTCGCTCGGTTGAACGAAGGCGATGCGTCACCTGGGCTGCTCGTTCAACTGGCCTCGACTTACTTCGATCTCGCCGATGATTTGCTGACGGACGAGAAAAAGCGCCGGACAGCCTTCGAAGCCGGCGCGAAAGCCGCAGAACAAGCGTTTCAACTGGATGACTCCAATGCGGACGCCCATTTCTTTCACGCTGCTAATCTCGGTAGCGCCGAGCGGCTTCGGGGGATCGCCAATGCCGCGATGGTCGTGAAAGAAATCAAGTACTGTGCGATGCGGGCGATCGAACTCAATCCCAACCATGCTCAAGCGCTTCAGATGATGGGCGGACTGCTGATGGAGCTTCCCTGGTTTCTCGGGGGAGATGAGAAAAAAGCCCAGGAGTATCTCGAACGGGCGATCGCCGCCGACGGGAATTTTACGAACGCTCGCATTCTCGTCGCAAAGCTCTACAAGAAGCAGGATCGCATTGACGACGCGAAACGGCAACTGGAGACTGTCATTCGCGCCGACCATCCCCACTATCGCTTCGCCTGGGAGCGGACCTACAAGCCGGAAGCGGAACGGATGCTGAAGGAGATGGCCGGAGCTGTCGCTCGTTAA
- a CDS encoding aminotransferase class III-fold pyridoxal phosphate-dependent enzyme: MFDETLQRWGACADLRTITACRPGWDDAGSIIALSLAVGIAIAILVRVTGVLMNLRARSFTPLFSRWLSRWVKTNDYTGVDFFRADGADDATVITRQRAFDRLAAYFQEHHAQSIAWGNAIRDGLSDLRFTDAGRVPFPFARVMREKFNLCSVVTASAGPELRDLDGQWSLDVTGSYGVNVAGYDRYKEWMEKGCERVKDLGPVLGPLHPIVADNIAMLKSISKLDEVSFHMSGTEAVMAAIRLARFNTRRDKIVCFAGAYHGWWDGVQPGLGSEREIKDCITLKDVNPASLDAIRRMKRDIAGVVVNPIQSFHPNSPPPSDAILLTSDIRKIQDAHAPYAKWLRQLRDVCTACDIPLIFDEVYSGFRLAPGGAQEYFGVQADLVVYGKTVGGGMPVGVCCGKKELMRRFDPDHPMRLAYVIGTFSAHPPVMGAMYEFLRWVIAPQAVQQYDEANRRCTEWAASINKDFAERALPLRLVNLATVWTILFQQPGRYNWLLQYYLRAEGVTLSWVGTGRCLSNMAFTQDHYDELQAALIAAASRMKVDGWWLEGLDQPERRKAMKSRLIWEMLGSIVQVPKPLRTFYTEVMRRKHDDHVASHSHPLNQLFHLLSSSVFIYCYVLIFTDLTTAVTASLAALFVRQFGHAIVEPPCHDKEELLLGFNTPNKTLIVSAYCLIPLANMLSAGSVTWTAFVEKWPTIAQQWWGLTLVVVLGRVAYLAWLHDFRISMIWFVKLVTDPFTDIKAYAPKSGSDWRAFLPPYSTGEMSHKH, translated from the coding sequence ATGTTCGACGAGACACTGCAACGATGGGGCGCCTGCGCGGATCTGCGCACAATCACCGCCTGCCGTCCCGGATGGGACGATGCCGGTTCCATCATCGCGCTCAGCCTCGCCGTCGGCATCGCGATCGCTATCCTCGTGCGGGTGACCGGGGTACTGATGAACCTTCGGGCCCGTTCGTTCACGCCGCTGTTCTCCCGCTGGCTCTCTCGATGGGTCAAGACCAACGATTATACCGGTGTAGACTTTTTCCGGGCCGACGGCGCGGATGATGCCACCGTCATCACACGCCAGCGGGCATTCGATCGCCTTGCGGCCTATTTTCAAGAGCACCATGCGCAGTCGATTGCCTGGGGCAACGCCATCCGGGACGGCCTCTCTGATCTGCGATTCACGGATGCCGGGCGCGTGCCCTTTCCCTTCGCCCGGGTCATGCGGGAGAAATTCAATCTCTGCTCAGTGGTGACCGCCTCTGCAGGACCGGAGCTGCGCGATCTTGACGGGCAGTGGTCGCTGGACGTGACGGGCTCCTACGGGGTCAACGTCGCGGGATACGATCGCTATAAGGAATGGATGGAGAAGGGCTGTGAGCGCGTGAAAGATCTCGGTCCGGTTCTCGGACCGCTTCACCCGATCGTTGCCGACAATATCGCGATGCTTAAATCGATCTCGAAACTGGATGAAGTGTCCTTCCATATGAGCGGCACTGAGGCAGTGATGGCCGCCATCCGGCTGGCACGCTTCAATACCCGCCGAGACAAGATTGTCTGCTTTGCCGGCGCCTATCACGGCTGGTGGGACGGTGTGCAACCAGGTCTCGGCAGCGAGCGGGAGATCAAGGACTGCATCACGTTGAAGGACGTCAACCCGGCGTCGCTTGATGCCATCCGCCGGATGAAGCGCGATATCGCGGGCGTCGTCGTCAACCCGATCCAATCGTTCCACCCCAATTCGCCGCCCCCGAGCGACGCCATCTTATTGACGAGCGACATCCGGAAAATTCAGGACGCCCATGCACCCTACGCCAAGTGGCTCCGGCAGCTCCGCGACGTCTGCACCGCCTGCGACATCCCGCTGATCTTCGATGAAGTGTACTCGGGCTTCCGCCTGGCCCCGGGAGGCGCGCAGGAATACTTCGGCGTCCAGGCCGATCTGGTCGTCTACGGCAAGACCGTGGGCGGCGGGATGCCGGTCGGAGTCTGCTGCGGCAAGAAAGAGTTGATGCGCCGCTTCGATCCTGACCACCCCATGCGTCTTGCCTATGTGATCGGCACGTTCTCGGCCCACCCGCCCGTGATGGGGGCGATGTACGAGTTCCTGCGCTGGGTGATCGCGCCGCAGGCCGTGCAACAGTACGACGAGGCGAACCGCCGCTGCACCGAATGGGCGGCCTCGATCAACAAGGATTTTGCGGAACGCGCGCTGCCGCTCCGTCTGGTCAACCTCGCGACGGTCTGGACCATCCTGTTCCAACAGCCGGGGCGGTACAACTGGCTGCTGCAATATTACTTGCGCGCGGAAGGCGTGACATTGAGCTGGGTCGGCACAGGCCGTTGCTTGAGCAACATGGCGTTTACCCAGGACCACTACGACGAGCTGCAGGCCGCCTTGATCGCGGCGGCTTCACGGATGAAGGTCGACGGCTGGTGGCTGGAAGGGCTCGATCAACCCGAACGGAGGAAGGCGATGAAATCTCGCTTGATATGGGAAATGCTCGGCAGCATTGTCCAGGTTCCGAAACCACTGCGCACGTTTTACACCGAGGTCATGCGGCGCAAACACGACGATCACGTGGCGTCGCACAGCCATCCGCTGAATCAGCTGTTTCATCTCCTGAGTTCGAGCGTGTTCATCTACTGCTACGTCCTGATCTTCACAGATCTCACAACCGCCGTCACGGCCAGCCTCGCGGCGCTCTTCGTCCGCCAGTTCGGCCATGCGATCGTCGAACCGCCCTGCCACGATAAGGAAGAACTGCTCCTCGGATTCAACACGCCGAACAAGACCCTGATCGTCTCAGCCTACTGCCTGATCCCGCTGGCCAACATGCTCTCAGCCGGCAGCGTAACCTGGACGGCCTTCGTCGAGAAATGGCCGACCATCGCGCAGCAATGGTGGGGGCTCACGCTGGTGGTCGTCCTGGGCCGCGTGGCCTACCTGGCCTGGCTGCATGACTTCCGGATTTCCATGATCTGGTTCGTGAAGCTCGTGACCGATCCCTTCACGGACATCAAGGCCTATGCGCCGAAGTCTGGCAGCGACTGGCGGGCGTTCCTGCCGCCCTATTCGACCGGCGAGATGAGCCACAAGCACTGA
- a CDS encoding glycosyltransferase family 1 protein: MKIAIATDAWQPQINGVVRTLGHTVTHLRELGHEVRVITPQDFRTYPCPTYPSIRLAVFPKRGVRRMLREFRPQAIHIATEGPIGHAAHAFCRSLSLPFTTSYHTQFPEYVRARFPLPLSWSYAYLRRYHSRATRTMIATPSMRRMLEDRGFKNLEIWARGVDSNLFQPGLKSFLSGERPISMYMGRVAVEKNIEAFLDLDLPGSKYVVGDGPDLEQLRRRYPNVTFTGQKTGQELTAHIAAADVFVFPSLTDTFGLVLLEAMACGVPVAAFPVTGPIDVVQNGKTGVLDHDLRKAILGALKLDPADCIAYARQHSWRNWTERFASLLEPFEESRWGSMR; encoded by the coding sequence ATGAAAATCGCAATCGCGACCGATGCCTGGCAGCCGCAGATCAACGGGGTCGTCCGCACGCTCGGGCACACCGTCACGCATTTGAGAGAGCTGGGGCATGAGGTGCGAGTGATCACGCCGCAGGATTTTCGTACCTATCCCTGCCCGACGTATCCCTCTATCAGGCTCGCGGTATTTCCGAAACGTGGCGTCAGGCGGATGCTCCGGGAGTTTCGCCCGCAGGCGATTCACATCGCGACGGAAGGCCCTATCGGCCATGCGGCGCATGCGTTCTGTCGCAGTCTCTCGCTGCCCTTTACGACGTCCTATCACACGCAGTTTCCTGAATATGTCCGTGCCCGCTTTCCCCTTCCCCTCTCCTGGTCGTACGCCTATCTGCGCCGGTATCACAGCCGCGCGACCCGCACGATGATCGCCACGCCATCGATGCGGCGCATGCTGGAAGACCGAGGATTCAAGAATCTGGAAATCTGGGCGAGGGGCGTGGATTCGAATCTGTTCCAGCCTGGGCTAAAATCATTCTTGTCAGGGGAACGGCCCATCTCCATGTACATGGGCCGCGTTGCCGTCGAGAAAAACATCGAAGCGTTCTTGGATCTCGATCTGCCCGGCTCGAAGTATGTGGTGGGGGATGGCCCTGATCTGGAACAGCTTCGGCGGCGCTATCCGAACGTGACATTTACCGGACAGAAGACGGGGCAGGAGCTGACGGCGCACATCGCGGCGGCGGATGTCTTCGTGTTTCCGAGCCTGACCGACACGTTCGGGCTTGTGTTGCTCGAAGCCATGGCCTGCGGTGTGCCGGTTGCGGCGTTTCCCGTCACCGGCCCGATCGATGTGGTGCAGAACGGGAAAACCGGCGTGTTGGATCACGATCTTCGCAAGGCCATCCTCGGCGCGCTGAAGCTCGACCCGGCTGATTGCATCGCCTATGCCAGACAGCATTCCTGGCGCAATTGGACGGAACGCTTCGCGTCCTTGCTGGAGCCGTTTGAAGAGAGCCGGTGGGGGAGCATGCGCTAA
- a CDS encoding PhoX family phosphatase, producing the protein MSIIDDEGGSNQSSNEHFQDVLDARLSRRGFITGGIATVAAVSLGGVEALLKAVPASADEGAEEAGQADEDGGRRRPVLGFESVPVSSADTVVVPKGYSAEVLIAWGDPVSHGPAFKQDGSNSADEQARQWGMHNDGMVYFPIVGSQRGIIVQNNEYTDDGLLFPDGVNNWTPEKTKKSLNAHGVSIIEVTKRTGFPWDWRRRRGKWDVVRPSPFGRRITGLTPIEIGGPAAGDARLITSEDPTGKRVLGTLNNCAMGYTPWGTYLACEENFNGYFRKNGPQTPLEKRYGITAAGFGYLWHTTDKRFRTDEEPNEPNRFGWVVEIDPFRPNSTPVKRTALGRLKHEGAWVQEARNGRVVVYMGDDERNEYIYRFVSNLPWRQARRQGINPLDDGILYVAKFHADGTGEWLPLTPDNPRLGGWSLNDILINTRGAADAAGATMMDRPEWIDTFPRSLTAIATLTNNSRRGSTPPSVNNPDGSAAAGSARPPVDAANPRAINNYGHIIRWHYRQDWTEPTFGWDIFALCGDPANPAHGSTIFGDKYGSPDGIYVDPSGLLWIQTDVSTSTINAGAYAGFGNNVMVAADPDTRETRRFLVGPNQCEVTGVFMTPDRRTMFVGIQHPGERPDDLPGDPANPKQFSSWPDGPAGGRPRSACIVITKDDGGKIGS; encoded by the coding sequence ATGTCGATCATCGATGACGAGGGGGGTAGCAATCAATCAAGCAACGAACATTTTCAAGATGTCCTGGACGCACGCTTGTCCCGTCGGGGATTTATAACTGGCGGTATTGCGACTGTGGCGGCGGTGTCGCTCGGCGGCGTCGAGGCGCTGTTGAAGGCCGTGCCTGCTTCCGCAGACGAAGGGGCCGAAGAGGCTGGACAAGCCGATGAGGATGGTGGGCGACGACGGCCCGTGCTCGGGTTCGAAAGTGTGCCGGTGTCATCTGCGGATACCGTTGTGGTGCCTAAAGGGTATTCGGCGGAAGTGTTGATTGCCTGGGGCGATCCCGTCTCCCATGGCCCCGCATTCAAGCAGGATGGAAGCAATTCAGCCGATGAACAGGCGCGCCAGTGGGGTATGCACAACGATGGCATGGTCTATTTTCCGATCGTCGGGTCCCAGCGCGGGATCATCGTGCAGAATAATGAATATACCGATGACGGACTCTTGTTCCCGGACGGCGTGAATAACTGGACCCCCGAGAAAACCAAAAAGTCATTGAATGCACACGGCGTGTCGATCATCGAAGTGACGAAGCGGACCGGCTTCCCATGGGACTGGCGGCGCCGGCGGGGCAAATGGGATGTCGTCCGCCCTTCTCCCTTCGGGCGGCGCATCACCGGCCTGACTCCAATCGAAATCGGAGGCCCGGCGGCAGGCGATGCTCGATTGATCACCAGCGAGGATCCGACCGGGAAGCGCGTGTTGGGAACGCTCAACAATTGTGCGATGGGCTATACACCATGGGGCACGTATCTCGCTTGCGAAGAAAACTTCAACGGGTACTTTCGGAAGAACGGCCCGCAGACCCCACTCGAAAAGCGCTACGGGATTACCGCTGCGGGCTTCGGGTATCTCTGGCACACCACCGACAAGCGGTTCCGGACAGATGAGGAACCGAACGAGCCGAATCGCTTCGGCTGGGTGGTGGAGATCGATCCATTTCGGCCGAACTCAACTCCGGTCAAGCGCACCGCACTTGGACGTTTGAAGCATGAGGGCGCGTGGGTGCAGGAGGCCAGGAACGGCCGTGTCGTGGTCTATATGGGGGACGATGAGCGAAACGAATACATCTATCGCTTTGTGTCGAACCTGCCTTGGCGCCAGGCGCGCCGGCAAGGCATCAACCCGCTCGATGATGGCATCCTCTATGTCGCGAAGTTTCATGCGGACGGGACCGGGGAATGGCTGCCGCTGACTCCGGACAATCCGCGTCTCGGGGGGTGGTCGTTGAACGATATTCTCATCAATACGCGCGGGGCTGCGGATGCGGCCGGCGCGACGATGATGGACCGTCCTGAATGGATCGACACGTTCCCTCGATCCTTAACGGCGATTGCCACGTTGACGAACAATAGTCGCCGGGGTTCGACTCCGCCGTCGGTCAACAATCCGGACGGGTCTGCGGCTGCGGGCTCAGCCCGTCCGCCGGTGGATGCGGCTAATCCTCGGGCGATCAATAACTACGGCCACATCATCCGCTGGCATTATCGCCAGGATTGGACGGAGCCCACGTTTGGCTGGGACATCTTCGCGCTCTGCGGCGATCCGGCGAATCCTGCTCACGGTTCCACGATCTTCGGCGACAAGTATGGATCGCCGGACGGGATTTATGTGGATCCCAGCGGCCTGCTCTGGATTCAGACCGATGTGTCGACCTCGACGATCAATGCGGGTGCCTATGCCGGATTCGGCAACAATGTGATGGTGGCTGCGGATCCGGACACCAGGGAGACCCGGCGGTTCCTGGTCGGGCCGAATCAGTGCGAAGTCACGGGTGTCTTTATGACGCCGGATCGTCGAACGATGTTCGTCGGCATCCAGCATCCGGGCGAGCGGCCCGATGATTTGCCCGGGGATCCGGCGAATCCGAAGCAGTTCAGCTCCTGGCCGGACGGTCCTGCCGGCGGCCGGCCCCGCTCGGCCTGTATCGTGATCACCAAGGACGACGGCGGCAAGATCGGCAGCTAG
- a CDS encoding methyltransferase, with translation MTLWSVLIAAGALSLERVWYAWVWHHPDSFRRFCSKPLLAAFGEPVDVLRSCFVCFKMLQLAVFFGWCYLHGDGTVLPPGDDGPWIAAGGVLIAIGQVLNFGVFMQLGKIGVFYGNRLGYHVPWCRSFPFSLMPHPQYVGAILSIWGFFMTTRFPYDDWFILPLLQTAQYAAGAYLEQ, from the coding sequence ATGACGCTCTGGAGTGTGCTGATCGCGGCCGGCGCCCTGAGTCTCGAACGAGTCTGGTACGCGTGGGTCTGGCACCATCCGGACTCGTTTCGCCGGTTCTGCTCCAAACCGCTCCTCGCCGCCTTCGGTGAACCGGTGGATGTCTTGCGAAGCTGTTTCGTCTGTTTCAAAATGCTGCAGCTCGCTGTGTTCTTCGGCTGGTGTTATCTCCATGGTGACGGCACCGTCCTCCCGCCCGGCGATGACGGACCCTGGATCGCCGCGGGTGGAGTGCTGATCGCCATCGGCCAAGTCCTCAACTTCGGCGTGTTCATGCAACTGGGCAAGATCGGCGTCTTCTACGGAAACAGACTGGGGTATCACGTCCCCTGGTGCCGGAGCTTTCCCTTCTCCCTCATGCCCCATCCGCAATATGTCGGCGCAATCCTGTCGATCTGGGGCTTCTTCATGACGACCAGATTTCCCTATGACGATTGGTTCATCCTCCCCCTGCTACAAACGGCACAATACGCGGCGGGAGCGTATCTCGAGCAATGA
- a CDS encoding inorganic phosphate transporter — MDMLFGESLSVQTALFLLLALALALSFEFVNGFHDTANAVATVIYTNALEPNTAVVWSGCWNLIGVLSSSGAVAFGIIALLPVELVINVGSGAGFAMVFALLISAIVWNLGTWYLGLPASSSHTLIGSIMGVGLANSLFSANHAFGDGVNWAKAKDVGLSLLVSPVVGFCAAALLLLLAKALLRKPALYSAPDPGKPPPLWIRSILILTCTGVSFAHGSNDGQKGMGLIMLILIGILPGAYALNLETSTAAIAHLQISARTTDDILKSYAGATALKPEDAGEELSNFLSSAGTTSERTYAALQQKNGYIAEQLNGKRSLRELSRNERSEFRTVVYLVGKSLDKLHTENTFTVPSERNHLTTYRADLDNVTRVLPDFVKYATALALGLGTMIGWKRIVVTVGEKIGKAHLTYAQGAAAELVAMSTIGAADYWGLPVSTTHVLSSGVAGTMAANRSGLQMDTLKNLLLAWVLTLPVCVLLGATFFAAGLYVVAHWLGL, encoded by the coding sequence ATGGACATGCTCTTCGGTGAGTCGTTAAGCGTCCAGACGGCGCTATTTTTATTGCTGGCGCTTGCCCTTGCGCTCAGCTTCGAGTTTGTCAACGGGTTTCACGACACCGCCAATGCGGTGGCGACGGTCATTTACACCAATGCGCTCGAGCCTAACACCGCGGTCGTCTGGTCCGGCTGTTGGAACCTGATCGGCGTCCTCAGCTCCAGCGGCGCGGTGGCGTTCGGCATCATTGCGCTATTGCCGGTGGAACTGGTGATCAATGTCGGCTCGGGCGCCGGCTTCGCGATGGTCTTCGCGCTGCTGATCTCCGCTATCGTGTGGAACCTGGGAACCTGGTACCTCGGCCTGCCTGCGTCGAGTTCCCATACGCTGATCGGCTCGATCATGGGAGTGGGCCTGGCGAACTCCCTCTTCTCAGCGAACCACGCTTTCGGCGACGGAGTGAATTGGGCCAAGGCCAAGGATGTGGGATTGTCGCTTCTCGTGTCGCCGGTCGTCGGATTTTGCGCAGCGGCGCTGCTTTTATTGCTGGCCAAAGCACTGCTCAGAAAACCTGCGCTGTACAGCGCGCCGGATCCTGGCAAGCCCCCCCCGCTATGGATCCGGAGTATCTTGATCCTGACATGCACCGGCGTTAGTTTCGCCCACGGGTCCAATGACGGGCAAAAAGGCATGGGCCTGATCATGCTCATTCTCATCGGCATTCTGCCGGGCGCGTATGCCCTGAACTTAGAAACGAGTACGGCGGCAATTGCGCATCTACAGATCTCTGCCCGCACGACGGACGACATCCTCAAGTCCTACGCCGGCGCGACGGCCTTGAAACCCGAAGATGCAGGCGAGGAGCTGTCCAATTTTTTGAGCAGCGCCGGCACAACCAGCGAAAGAACGTATGCCGCCCTGCAGCAGAAGAACGGATATATTGCGGAGCAGCTGAATGGGAAGCGCAGCCTCCGTGAGCTGAGCCGCAATGAGCGCAGCGAGTTCCGAACGGTGGTATATCTCGTGGGAAAGTCGCTCGACAAACTGCACACAGAGAACACGTTCACCGTTCCAAGCGAAAGAAACCACCTGACGACGTACCGGGCGGACCTGGACAACGTCACCCGGGTCCTTCCTGATTTTGTCAAATACGCCACTGCCCTGGCGCTTGGCTTAGGGACGATGATCGGCTGGAAACGGATTGTCGTGACGGTGGGCGAAAAGATCGGCAAAGCCCATCTCACCTATGCGCAAGGCGCGGCGGCGGAACTGGTTGCCATGTCCACGATCGGAGCGGCTGATTATTGGGGCCTCCCCGTGAGCACTACGCACGTGCTCTCATCCGGTGTGGCCGGAACGATGGCGGCCAATCGCTCCGGCCTCCAAATGGACACGCTGAAAAACCTCTTGCTGGCCTGGGTGCTGACGCTTCCCGTATGCGTGCTGCTGGGCGCCACCTTCTTCGCCGCAGGGCTCTATGTCGTGGCCCATTGGCTGGGGCTGTGA
- a CDS encoding alpha/beta hydrolase → MLNPITLVLLPGLDGTDVFFRPLLAALPGWITPMIVQFPTAGANEYPDLLRLAQCALAETTTCYVLGWSFSGPLALMLAAAEPAKVRGVILASTFVRPPRPIYARLGWAAVTPTVWMLRFGKRLPVWLSRSSSDRLRRDKTETWKRVKASMVAARIRSLLQMDARERLKNCPVPVLCLAGSDDGIVPHSNVKEIACVQPSVQVRMIDGQHFALYTNPTAAVSAITEFMVEKEEE, encoded by the coding sequence ATGTTGAATCCGATCACCTTGGTGCTTCTACCTGGTCTCGACGGTACGGATGTGTTCTTTCGGCCATTGCTGGCGGCATTGCCGGGGTGGATCACGCCGATGATCGTGCAGTTCCCGACCGCCGGAGCGAATGAGTATCCCGATTTGCTGAGGCTGGCTCAGTGCGCCCTGGCGGAAACGACCACATGTTATGTATTGGGCTGGTCATTCTCAGGGCCGCTGGCGCTCATGCTTGCCGCGGCTGAGCCGGCCAAGGTGCGGGGTGTGATTCTGGCGTCCACGTTTGTGCGCCCGCCGCGACCGATTTACGCGCGGCTGGGATGGGCTGCCGTGACGCCGACGGTGTGGATGCTTCGATTTGGTAAGCGGCTTCCGGTCTGGCTCTCTCGAAGTTCGAGTGACCGGCTCAGGCGGGACAAGACAGAAACCTGGAAGCGCGTGAAGGCGTCCATGGTGGCGGCCCGGATCAGGTCGCTGTTACAGATGGACGCACGAGAGCGTTTGAAGAATTGTCCAGTTCCTGTGCTCTGCCTCGCCGGCAGCGACGACGGGATCGTGCCCCATTCCAATGTTAAAGAGATCGCATGCGTGCAACCATCCGTTCAAGTTCGGATGATAGATGGTCAGCACTTCGCGCTCTACACGAATCCGACAGCGGCGGTTTCCGCCATTACGGAGTTCATGGTCGAGAAAGAGGAAGAATGA